Proteins encoded in a region of the Ptychodera flava strain L36383 chromosome 4, AS_Pfla_20210202, whole genome shotgun sequence genome:
- the LOC139131970 gene encoding dnaJ homolog subfamily A member 3, mitochondrial-like isoform X2, translated as MATMRLQYFFRSRNSLLKCQKAIVSIANVESSTVTLPPRGLEKIDLRQCTNTPQKSFTQHGHFSNSKSPTWTDPTVRRYHTSNAAMQKDYYKILGVSKTASQKDIKKAYYQLAKKYHPDTNKDDKNASQKFAEVAEAYEVLGDEQKRRDFDNFGAAGFGARAGAGPFGGAGAGAWDFQYQSTIDPEELFRKIFGNTGMRNEFFDENMFRNSYKRVTDIAMDLTFSEACRGVNKDLTVQVEDTCSRCKGNKAEPGTKPVPCHHCNGTGMETINTGPFVMRSTCRRCRGQRVLVASPCIVCRGKGEVLINKTVTVAVPAGVEDGQTLRIQVGREEVFVTLRVPRSSVFRRDGADVHSDVEIGFTQAALGGSIKIKGIYEDINLAIPPGTQSHTRLRLDGKGIAKMSGYGYGDHYVHFKIRIPRNITSKQKALLLAYAEEETGVIGTIEGVSKTHDADKTYGEEESGGLLTKIRKAILGF; from the exons ATGGCGACCATGAGGCTACAGTACTTCTTTCGATCGCGAAATTCTCTTCTAAAATGCCAAAAAGCGATCGTTAGCATCGCGAACGTTGAATCCTCGACCGTTACATTACCACCAAGAGGCTTAGAAAAAATCGATCTTAGACAGTGCACGAACACTCCCCAGAAATCATTTACACAGCATG GTCACttttcaaactcaaaatctCCAACGTGGACAGATCCAACTGTTAGAAGATATCATACAAGCAATGCAGCAATGCAGAAGGACTACTACAAAATTCTAGGTGTGTCAAAAACAGCATCTCAAAAAGACATTAAGAAAGCATATTATCAG CTTGCCAAAAAATATCATCCAGACACAAACAAGGATGACAAAAATGCTTCACAGAAATTTGCTGAGGTAGCAGAGGCATACGAG GTTCTTGGTGATGAACAGAAACGCAGAGACTTTGACAATTTTGGTGCTGCTGGATTTGGTGCCAGAGCCGGTGCTGGACCTTTTGGTGGTGCAGGAGCTGGAGCTTGGGATTTTCAATACCAGTCCACAATAGATCCAGAAGAACTATTCAGGAAAATCTTTGGAAACACTGGAATgagaaatgaattttttgatGAGAATATGTTCAGAAATAGTTACAAAAGAGTAACAGAT ATTGCAATGGACTTGACCTTTAGTGAAGCATGTAGAGGAGTTAATAAAGATTTAACCGTGCAAGTTGAAGACACATGTTCTCGATGTAAAGGGAATAAAGCTGAGCCTGGTACAAAACCAGTCCCATGTCATCATTGTAATGGAACAGGCATG GAAACTATCAACACTGGGCCATTTGTGATGAGATCGACATGTCGGAGATGTCGTGGACAAAGAGTGTTGGTGGCTTCACCGTGTATTGTCTGTCGTGGAAAAGGTGAAGTTTTAATCAATAAAACAGTTACAGTTGCAGTGCCAGCAG GTGTGGAAGACGGGCAAACATTGAGAATACAAGTTGGAAGGGAAGAAGTTTTTGTAACATTGCGAGTCCCAAGAAGTAGTGTCTTTAGAAGAGATGGTGCAGATGTACATTCAGATGTTGAAATTGGATTTACACAAGCCGCGTTGGGAGGAAGTATTAAAATAAAAGGAATATATGAAGATATCAACCTTGCG ATTCCACCAGGTACTCAGTCACATACAAGACTTCGATTAGATGGTAAAGGTATTGCTAAAATGAGTGGTTATGGCTATGGGGATCACTATGTGCACTTCAAAATCAGAATTCCACG GAATATAACTTCCAAACAGAAAGCATTGTTGTTGGCATATGCTGAGGAAGAAACGGGGGTAATTGGTACCATAGAAGGCGTTTCAAAAACACATGATG
- the LOC139131970 gene encoding dnaJ homolog subfamily A member 3, mitochondrial-like isoform X1, with amino-acid sequence MATMRLQYFFRSRNSLLKCQKAIVSIANVESSTVTLPPRGLEKIDLRQCTNTPQKSFTQHGHFSNSKSPTWTDPTVRRYHTSNAAMQKDYYKILGVSKTASQKDIKKAYYQLAKKYHPDTNKDDKNASQKFAEVAEAYEVLGDEQKRRDFDNFGAAGFGARAGAGPFGGAGAGAWDFQYQSTIDPEELFRKIFGNTGMRNEFFDENMFRNSYKRVTDIAMDLTFSEACRGVNKDLTVQVEDTCSRCKGNKAEPGTKPVPCHHCNGTGMETINTGPFVMRSTCRRCRGQRVLVASPCIVCRGKGEVLINKTVTVAVPAGVEDGQTLRIQVGREEVFVTLRVPRSSVFRRDGADVHSDVEIGFTQAALGGSIKIKGIYEDINLAIPPGTQSHTRLRLDGKGIAKMSGYGYGDHYVHFKIRIPRNITSKQKALLLAYAEEETGVIGTIEGVSKTHDGSKFVMEDEAGMVSQIRRVLHNQVTPEDLGKKVADKIEEEETDTKRQR; translated from the exons ATGGCGACCATGAGGCTACAGTACTTCTTTCGATCGCGAAATTCTCTTCTAAAATGCCAAAAAGCGATCGTTAGCATCGCGAACGTTGAATCCTCGACCGTTACATTACCACCAAGAGGCTTAGAAAAAATCGATCTTAGACAGTGCACGAACACTCCCCAGAAATCATTTACACAGCATG GTCACttttcaaactcaaaatctCCAACGTGGACAGATCCAACTGTTAGAAGATATCATACAAGCAATGCAGCAATGCAGAAGGACTACTACAAAATTCTAGGTGTGTCAAAAACAGCATCTCAAAAAGACATTAAGAAAGCATATTATCAG CTTGCCAAAAAATATCATCCAGACACAAACAAGGATGACAAAAATGCTTCACAGAAATTTGCTGAGGTAGCAGAGGCATACGAG GTTCTTGGTGATGAACAGAAACGCAGAGACTTTGACAATTTTGGTGCTGCTGGATTTGGTGCCAGAGCCGGTGCTGGACCTTTTGGTGGTGCAGGAGCTGGAGCTTGGGATTTTCAATACCAGTCCACAATAGATCCAGAAGAACTATTCAGGAAAATCTTTGGAAACACTGGAATgagaaatgaattttttgatGAGAATATGTTCAGAAATAGTTACAAAAGAGTAACAGAT ATTGCAATGGACTTGACCTTTAGTGAAGCATGTAGAGGAGTTAATAAAGATTTAACCGTGCAAGTTGAAGACACATGTTCTCGATGTAAAGGGAATAAAGCTGAGCCTGGTACAAAACCAGTCCCATGTCATCATTGTAATGGAACAGGCATG GAAACTATCAACACTGGGCCATTTGTGATGAGATCGACATGTCGGAGATGTCGTGGACAAAGAGTGTTGGTGGCTTCACCGTGTATTGTCTGTCGTGGAAAAGGTGAAGTTTTAATCAATAAAACAGTTACAGTTGCAGTGCCAGCAG GTGTGGAAGACGGGCAAACATTGAGAATACAAGTTGGAAGGGAAGAAGTTTTTGTAACATTGCGAGTCCCAAGAAGTAGTGTCTTTAGAAGAGATGGTGCAGATGTACATTCAGATGTTGAAATTGGATTTACACAAGCCGCGTTGGGAGGAAGTATTAAAATAAAAGGAATATATGAAGATATCAACCTTGCG ATTCCACCAGGTACTCAGTCACATACAAGACTTCGATTAGATGGTAAAGGTATTGCTAAAATGAGTGGTTATGGCTATGGGGATCACTATGTGCACTTCAAAATCAGAATTCCACG GAATATAACTTCCAAACAGAAAGCATTGTTGTTGGCATATGCTGAGGAAGAAACGGGGGTAATTGGTACCATAGAAGGCGTTTCAAAAACACATGATG